Proteins encoded together in one Lysinibacillus sp. FSL K6-0232 window:
- a CDS encoding TetR/AcrR family transcriptional regulator — MEKKTLKQRIVDASVELFQQDGYHNVTVDRIVEHIGASKGGFYHNFKSKDELLYEIHDVFISYVILQSQNAYDKYDTPITRLCAMLQTLTQVFDMYQAHITIFYEESRFLSEDYSDIIHKKRDEYRDILQKVIAEGQEAKVFRTELPCTIVTMAIVGMINWTYKWFKQSGPLTMEQITEVFTDMVLRAIVTEQAIEEARQFMIKG, encoded by the coding sequence ATGGAAAAGAAAACGTTAAAGCAAAGAATTGTAGACGCTTCAGTTGAGCTGTTTCAGCAGGATGGCTATCACAATGTAACGGTTGATCGTATTGTGGAGCATATTGGAGCATCAAAGGGTGGATTTTATCATAATTTTAAGTCGAAAGATGAGCTGTTATATGAAATTCATGATGTCTTTATTTCATATGTTATTTTGCAATCACAGAATGCATATGACAAGTACGATACACCAATTACACGTTTGTGTGCCATGCTGCAGACATTGACTCAAGTATTTGATATGTATCAAGCACATATTACGATTTTTTATGAGGAAAGTCGTTTTTTATCTGAGGATTATAGTGACATCATTCATAAGAAACGGGATGAATATCGTGATATTTTACAAAAAGTGATTGCAGAGGGCCAAGAAGCAAAGGTTTTTCGTACGGAGCTGCCTTGTACAATTGTTACGATGGCAATTGTTGGGATGATTAACTGGACGTATAAATGGTTTAAGCAATCAGGACCATTAACAATGGAGCAAATAACAGAGGTTTTTACGGATATGGTATTACGTGCGATTGTAACGGAACAAGCAATCGAGGAAGCAAGGCAATTTATGATAAAGGGGTAG